One Microbacterium sp. zg-B96 genomic region harbors:
- a CDS encoding ABC transporter permease: protein MNVIRTLLSPRGAVFLLLIVLLVAVIILNPSFAQPGQIMRFIQRVAPIAIVAIGQYFVIIAGEFDLSQGSLITAQVIIAGNLVGQDDSRTLPVLALMAVFGVMVGIVNGLLTTLLKVPSFIVTLGMMLALLGGVMWWTGGAATGNPADSFRQIGRGGIRDLPLIDFVPWSVLILAAWLALGIWLTTRPLGKTLIAVGDNARAVRYAGARDWWVTTRAFIISSLSATLAAVVLVGHAGVHPSVGRGYEFVAITAVVLGGVVLGGGRGWIVAAVAGAFVLEALFLLMNIAEVPATLRDAVQGVIIIAAVAYSGVAFRARRPRATPPASPDQGKEPDAPAGASARLSASPAPAADGGTATRGD, encoded by the coding sequence ATGAACGTCATCCGCACCCTGCTGAGCCCGCGCGGGGCGGTGTTCCTGCTGCTGATCGTGCTGCTGGTAGCGGTGATCATCCTCAACCCGTCGTTTGCCCAACCCGGTCAGATCATGCGGTTCATCCAGCGGGTCGCCCCGATCGCGATCGTCGCCATCGGACAGTACTTCGTGATCATCGCCGGCGAGTTCGACCTGTCGCAGGGGTCGCTCATCACCGCGCAGGTGATCATCGCCGGAAACCTCGTCGGGCAGGACGACTCCCGGACGCTCCCGGTGCTGGCACTGATGGCGGTGTTCGGCGTGATGGTCGGGATCGTCAACGGCCTGCTCACGACACTGCTGAAGGTGCCGTCGTTCATCGTGACGCTCGGCATGATGCTGGCGCTGCTGGGCGGGGTGATGTGGTGGACCGGCGGGGCCGCCACCGGGAACCCCGCCGACAGCTTCCGGCAAATCGGCCGCGGTGGCATCCGGGACCTGCCGCTGATCGACTTCGTGCCGTGGTCGGTGCTGATCCTGGCGGCCTGGCTGGCGCTGGGCATCTGGCTGACCACCCGGCCGCTCGGCAAGACGCTCATCGCCGTGGGCGACAACGCCCGGGCGGTGCGGTACGCCGGCGCCCGCGACTGGTGGGTCACCACGCGCGCGTTCATCATCTCGTCGCTGTCGGCGACCCTGGCGGCCGTCGTGCTGGTGGGCCACGCCGGCGTGCACCCGTCGGTCGGGCGCGGTTACGAATTCGTCGCTATCACGGCGGTCGTGCTCGGCGGTGTCGTGCTCGGGGGCGGCCGAGGTTGGATCGTCGCGGCCGTGGCAGGTGCATTCGTGCTCGAAGCACTGTTCCTGCTGATGAACATCGCCGAGGTGCCCGCGACGCTGCGCGATGCCGTGCAGGGCGTCATCATCATCGCGGCCGTGGCCTATTCGGGCGTCGCGTTCCGCGCGCGCCGGCCCCGCGCGACACCACCCGCTTCTCCCGATCAGGGGAAGGAGCCCGACGCGCCCGCCGGCGCCTCGGCTCGACTATCCGCATCACCTGCCCCTGCCGCCGACGGTGGCACAGCAACCAGAGGAGACTAG